In Nymphaea colorata isolate Beijing-Zhang1983 chromosome 3, ASM883128v2, whole genome shotgun sequence, a genomic segment contains:
- the LOC116250186 gene encoding SWI/SNF complex component SNF12 homolog, with protein MATNTSGNASTNQMRQPGAPGSLGNSAMPPPQSMIPTPSTAVNPPTILNSQPAVAPPPHFQSPFQTQAFVQAQVQVQSAHPQFQPQSHLQMQTQSIVHGQPQVQNLHSSSPTLSTPSSANAKRAQQKPPVRPAGTPTSASIAAALKSAELTPAARRKKRKLPEKQLPDRVAALLPESALYTQLLEFESRVDAALMRKKIDIQESLKNPPSMQKTLRIYIFNTYANQNKAPHERGPGETPSWSLKIVGRILEDGSEPEPAGGIPKPNHSFPKFSAFFKRITVTLDPTMYPENPTIVWENARSPVQHEGFEIKRIGDKEFTAGIRLEMNYVPEKFKLSPALMEVLGIEVDTRPRILAAIWHYVKARKLQNPADPSFFICDPPLRKVFNEEKMKFTAVSHKISPHLSPPQAIQLEHRIRLSGEMPVGSVAYDVLVDVPFPLQKEMAAFLANTEKHKEIEACDEAISSAIKRIHEHRKRRAFFLGFSQSPVEFINALIASQSKDLKLVAGEASRNAEKERRAEFYNQPWVEDAVIRYLNRKPAGGSDAPGAT; from the exons ATGGCGACGAATACGAGCGGCAACGCCAGCACCAACCAGATGCGGCAGCCCGGCGCTCCTGGCTCGCTGGGCAACTCGGCCATGCCGCCCCCGCAGTCCATGATCCCGACGCCTTCGACGGCGGTGAACCCGCCGACGATCCTCAATTCGCAGCCGGCAGTCGCCCCCCCGCCCCACTTCCAGAGCCCCTTTCAGACGCAGGCTTTCGTTCAGGCTCAGGTGCAGGTGCAGTCGGCCCACCCTCAGTTCCAACCCCAGTCCCACCTGCAGATGCAGACGCAGTCCATCGTCCACGGCCAACCTCAGGTCCAGAATCTCCATTCATCTTCTCCTACTCTATCCACGCCGAGCTCAGCGAATGCAAAGAGGGCCCAGCAAAAGCCGCCCGTCCGCCCCGCTGGAACGCCCACGAGCGCCAGTATTGCTGCTGCATTGAAGTCGGCGGAGCTCACCCCGGCCGCCCGCCGGAAGAAGCGAAAGCTTCCCGAGAAGCAGTTGCCTGACCGCGTGGCTGCGCTCTTGCCGGAATCTGCCCTCTACACGCAGCTCCTCGAGTTCGAGAGCCGTGTAGATGCGGCCTTGATGAGGAAGAAAATCGACATTCAGGAGTCGCTCAAGAACCCGCCTTCGATGCAGAAGACACTCCGAATATACATCTTCAACACGTACGCCAACCAGAACAAGGCTCCTCATGAGCGCGGGCCTGGGGAGACGCCATCGTGGTCGCTAAAGATAGTTGGGAGGATTCTGGAGGATGGTTCTGAACCGGAGCCAGCGGGTGGCATTCCAAAGCCGAATCATTCGTTCCCGaaattttctgcatttttcaAGAGAATCACAGTTACCTTGGACCCGACTATGTACCCTGAGAACCCAACAATTGTGTGGGAAAATGCTCGCTCGCCGGTCCAGCACGAAGGTTTCGAAATTAAGCGAATTGGGGACAAAGAATTCACAGCCGGTATTCGTCTCGAGATGAATTACGTGCCAGAGAAGTTCAAATTGTCACCGGCACTAATGGAGGTTCTGGGGATTGAAGTCGACACCCGTCCGAGAATTCTAGCTGCTATATGGCACTATGTGAAGGCCAGGAAGCTGCAGAATCCAGCAGATCCCTCTTTCTTCATCTGCGATCCACCGCTCCGAAAGGTCTtcaatgaagagaaaatgaaattcacTGCAGTATCACATAAGATATCTCCTCATTTATCTCCTCCTCAAGCTATACAATTGGAACACAGGATCAGGTTGTCTGGTGAAATGCCAGTGGGCAGCGTAGCTTACGACGTTCTGGTGGACGTCCCCTTCCCTCTGCAGAAGGAGATGGCTGCCTTTCTGGCGAATACGGAGAAGCATAAAGAGATTGAAGCGTGTGACGAGGCCATTTCTTCTGCAATCAAGAGGATCCATGAGCACCGGAAGAGGAGGGCATTCTTTTTGGGATTTAGCCAGTCGCCTGTGGAGTTTATCAATGCCCTTATTGCATCGCAGAGTAAGGACTTGAAGCTGGTCGCCGGAGAAGCAAGTAGGAATGCCGAAAAGGAGCGGCGTGCAGAATTCTATAATCAACCATG GGTTGAGGATGCTGTCATTCGCTATTTGAATCGTAAGCCTGCTGGTGGAAGTGATGCACCGGGAGCCACATGA
- the LOC116250187 gene encoding probable glutathione S-transferase: protein MSEEVKLHSIWESPFGFRVQIALSFKGIEYEYIEEYLKDKSELLLRYNPVHKKVPVLVHRGKPIPESMVIIEYVEETWPEKPILSEDLHERAMARFWAKFSDDKCSPAIFKYFSTQGEEHDKAKAELVENLKTLEGALKGNKFFGGETIGLVDIAAGWMPMWIQRIEEVLGNKVVEENSFPHLQGWFHDLLNLPFVNQNLPPPEKLREHLKNFRNSLLARST from the exons atgagcgAAGAAGTGAAGCTGCATAGCATTTGGGAAAGCCCATTCGGTTTCAGAGTACAAATTGCCTTGAGCTTCAAGGGAATCGAGTATGAATACATAGAAGAATATTTGAAGGACAAGAGCGAGCTCCTGTTAAGATACAACCCAGTTCATAAGAAGGTCCCCGTGCTCGTTCATCGCGGGAAGCCGATACCAGAGTCGATGGTGATCATCGAATACGTCGAGGAAACCTGGCCAGAGAAGCCCATCTTGTCAGAAGATCTTCATGAGCGAGCTATGGCACGATTCTGGGCAAAATTTTCTGATGATAAG TGCTCACcggcaattttcaaatatttctcCACCCAAGGTGAGGAGCATGATAAGGCCAAGGCAGAGCTAGTTGAGAATTTGAAGACACTGGAAGGTGCATTGAAGGGTAACAAATTCTTTGGTGGAGAGACGATCGGACTAGTTGATATTGCAGCAGGCTGGATGCCTATGTGGATCCAAAGAATTGAAGAGGTCCTTGGTAACAAAGTTGTTGAAGAAAATAGTTTCCCACATCTGCAGGGTTGGTTCCATGACCTCCTGAATCTCCCTTTCGTGAACCAGAACCTGCCCCCACCTGAGAAACTCCGTGAGCACCTTAAGAACTTCCGCAACAGCTTGCTTGCACGATCAACCTAG